A single region of the Streptomyces sp. NBC_01262 genome encodes:
- a CDS encoding metal ABC transporter substrate-binding protein, producing MNIGRRLIPLTAIAGLAALSACSATASGSVSSGGKLKVTASFYPMQYLAEQIGGSHVSVTELTKPGVEPHDLELTPRQVGALGESDVIVYLKGLQPAVDEAIAQSGVKYAADAAALTGLEDHGTEVDGKHHTTGDNDTGSTTEEDAGADPHIWLDPVKYAEVAKGVEKTLAKADPDHAAAYAKNLKTLTGKLDALNTEFTAGLKNRTSDTFITTHAAFGYLAERYGLIEEAISGIDPESEPSAARMKALHELAQKKKITTVFFETLVSDKTAKTLAGDLNLKTDVLDPIEGITSKSKGTDYLQVQQSNLKALQKALGAN from the coding sequence ATGAACATAGGTCGCCGCCTCATACCCCTCACCGCCATCGCAGGGCTGGCCGCACTCTCCGCCTGCTCCGCCACCGCCAGTGGCAGCGTGAGCAGCGGTGGCAAGCTCAAGGTCACCGCGTCCTTCTACCCGATGCAGTATCTGGCCGAGCAGATCGGCGGCAGCCACGTCAGCGTCACGGAGCTGACCAAGCCCGGCGTCGAGCCGCACGACCTGGAGCTCACCCCCCGGCAGGTCGGCGCACTGGGCGAGTCCGATGTGATCGTCTACCTCAAGGGCCTGCAGCCCGCCGTCGACGAGGCGATAGCGCAGTCCGGCGTCAAGTACGCCGCCGACGCCGCCGCCCTCACGGGCCTTGAGGACCACGGCACCGAGGTCGACGGCAAGCACCACACCACCGGCGACAACGACACCGGCTCCACCACCGAGGAGGACGCCGGCGCCGACCCGCACATCTGGCTGGACCCGGTGAAGTACGCCGAGGTCGCCAAGGGCGTCGAGAAGACCCTGGCCAAGGCCGACCCGGACCACGCGGCCGCGTACGCGAAGAACCTCAAGACCCTGACCGGCAAGCTGGACGCGCTGAACACCGAGTTCACGGCCGGACTGAAGAACCGCACCTCGGACACCTTCATCACCACCCACGCCGCCTTCGGCTACCTCGCCGAGCGCTACGGGCTGATCGAGGAGGCCATCAGCGGCATCGACCCCGAGAGCGAGCCCAGCGCAGCCCGGATGAAGGCGCTGCACGAACTCGCGCAGAAGAAGAAGATCACGACGGTCTTCTTCGAGACCCTGGTCAGCGACAAGACCGCCAAGACCCTGGCGGGCGACCTCAATCTGAAGACTGATGTACTCGACCCGATCGAGGGCATCACGTCCAAGTCCAAGGGCACCGACTACCTGCAGGTCCAGCAGTCCAACCTCAAGGCACTGCAGAAGGCGCTGGGAGCGAACTAG
- a CDS encoding glycine--tRNA ligase has product MAADKIDTIVSLSKRRGFVFPCSEIYGGQRAAWDYGPLGVELKENIKRQWWRSMVTSRDDVVGVDSSVILAREVWEASGHVATFTDPLTECTSCHKRFRADHLEEAYEAKHGRPPANGLADINCPHCGNKGSFTEPKEFSGLLKTTLGVTQDVSGTAYLRPETAQGIFINFATVQQTSRKKPPFGIAQTGKSFRNEITPGNFIFRTREFEQMEMEFFVKPGEDETWHEYWMQQRWDWYRDLGIREENIRWYEHAKEKLSHYSKRTVDIEYRFNFGGTEFSELEGIANRTDFDLKAHSEASGTDLSYFDQDAGERYFPYVIEPAAGLNRAMLAFMLDAYNEDEAPNAKGVMEKRTVMRLDPRLAPVKVAVLPLSRNPQLSPKAKGLAADLRRNWNIDFDDAGAIGRRYRRQDEIGTPFCVTVDFDTLDDNAVTVRERDTMKQERVSLDQVQSYLGSRLLGC; this is encoded by the coding sequence GTGGCCGCCGACAAGATCGACACCATCGTCAGCCTGAGCAAGCGCCGTGGCTTCGTATTCCCCTGCAGCGAGATCTACGGCGGTCAGCGCGCCGCCTGGGACTACGGGCCGCTCGGCGTCGAGCTCAAGGAGAACATCAAGCGCCAGTGGTGGCGCTCCATGGTCACCTCGCGCGACGACGTCGTCGGAGTCGACTCCTCCGTGATCCTCGCCCGCGAGGTCTGGGAGGCGTCCGGCCATGTCGCCACCTTCACCGACCCGCTCACCGAGTGCACCTCCTGTCACAAGCGCTTCCGCGCCGACCACCTGGAGGAGGCGTACGAGGCCAAGCACGGCCGGCCGCCCGCCAACGGCCTCGCCGACATCAACTGCCCGCACTGCGGCAACAAGGGCAGCTTCACCGAGCCGAAGGAGTTCTCCGGCCTACTGAAGACCACCCTCGGTGTCACCCAGGACGTGTCCGGCACCGCCTACCTGCGGCCCGAGACCGCCCAGGGCATCTTCATCAACTTCGCCACGGTCCAGCAGACCTCGCGCAAGAAGCCGCCGTTCGGCATCGCCCAGACCGGCAAGTCCTTCCGCAACGAGATCACGCCGGGCAACTTCATCTTCCGTACGCGTGAGTTCGAGCAGATGGAGATGGAGTTCTTCGTCAAGCCCGGCGAGGACGAGACCTGGCACGAGTACTGGATGCAGCAGCGCTGGGACTGGTACCGCGACCTCGGCATCCGCGAGGAGAACATCCGCTGGTACGAGCACGCCAAGGAGAAGCTCTCCCACTACTCCAAGCGCACGGTCGACATCGAGTACCGCTTCAACTTCGGCGGCACCGAGTTCTCCGAGCTCGAAGGCATCGCCAACCGCACCGACTTCGACCTCAAGGCGCACAGCGAGGCCTCCGGCACCGACCTGTCGTACTTCGACCAGGACGCGGGGGAGCGCTACTTCCCGTACGTCATCGAGCCCGCGGCGGGCCTGAACCGCGCGATGCTCGCCTTCATGCTCGACGCCTACAACGAGGACGAGGCCCCCAACGCCAAGGGCGTCATGGAGAAGCGCACGGTCATGCGCCTCGACCCGCGGCTGGCCCCGGTGAAGGTCGCGGTGCTGCCGCTGTCCCGTAACCCGCAGCTCTCGCCCAAGGCCAAGGGCCTCGCGGCCGACCTGCGCCGCAACTGGAACATCGACTTCGACGACGCGGGCGCGATCGGCCGCCGCTACCGCCGCCAGGACGAGATCGGCACGCCGTTCTGCGTGACGGTGGACTTCGACACCCTCGATGACAACGCGGTGACCGTGCGCGAGCGCGACACCATGAAGCAGGAGCGCGTCTCCCTCGACCAGGTCCAGTCGTACCTGGGCAGCCGCCTGCTGGGCTGCTAG